In Thalassoglobus sp. JC818, a single window of DNA contains:
- a CDS encoding serine/threonine-protein kinase, with translation MKEFEDSTPSAKEIFNRATQLNDEKERFAYLDSACQGNTELRHTIDSMIEVHLANLTNPLDEIDFLFAVNEESRDSQALAFENGPPEQRIVGNYKLLEQIGRGGFGTVYMAQQTTPVKRLVAIKLINPGMDSQEVLARFDAERQALAILDHPNIAKVLEAGTDQNGRPYFVMELVRGIPITEYCDDGRLSTEERLRLFSEVCRAVQHAHQKGIIHRDLKPSNVLVTMHDDQPVPKVIDFGIAKALNQQLTEQTLVTGFQHFLGTPLYMSPEQAQMNGIDIDTRSDIYSLGVLLYELLTGTTPFSKESLTQAGFDELRRIIREDDPPRPSTRLTTIDAKLLSTIADRRRVDQRQICDLLHGELDWIVMKALEKNRNRRYETVSGFVADIKRFLNGEAVLACPPTMRYWLSRYARRHRTLIATVLLVTCCLIGGLVGTTSSAIKAFKESDRAAKAEREADAEARRVAAAEQEARYQRQQSEANLEAALVAMERLLKHVSNPELADIPELQPTFEKILEDSLAYYDQFVAVHGTSPATQYQASLVLHQLGRFASDMFRAPKAHEAYSRAIVLADQLVASKPDERIYREQQAQAYLVSGRLLADTVSLPDSDSLGGQRLKRAGVLYHELLALDPENEDYQRGEAAALYSQANLLRRTDPDHPDRLILAERAYGLTNRSIRSMPACKILADALVKTDPERADRLYREALEIRRSEANPTRVMTNTLAWLCDTVAVHFQDRHPEEAERLWNESIDVSWRLCREYPEIHRNYVTLADSLKHYSQFLIANQRTSEAVQRFDEISRELASSSRFQSVKAELLTILKTPEEAIEELTAAMQEHSEILWYPILRAEIYHQIGNCEAALMDLNGVQRVLTDELIEEDSELAIRTYRARYEMNFEQQRYLDAIDDATNLLTKVPSCYWMHKRRAAALFELGKYQESLADLNRGVNLKHTDISNLTWIPLEKTLKCSDEVFRRGFLQLVTRTVELNSHSKDSLAAQVAILLAFAESSNDQQNSTP, from the coding sequence GTGAAAGAATTCGAAGATTCAACACCGTCAGCAAAGGAGATCTTCAACCGGGCGACTCAATTGAACGACGAGAAAGAGCGTTTCGCCTATCTGGACAGCGCTTGTCAGGGCAACACTGAACTTCGTCACACGATTGACTCCATGATCGAAGTTCATCTGGCAAATCTGACGAATCCGCTTGATGAAATCGACTTCCTGTTTGCAGTCAATGAAGAATCTCGAGATTCGCAAGCATTGGCATTCGAAAACGGACCACCTGAACAGCGAATCGTCGGAAATTACAAACTTCTCGAGCAGATTGGTCGCGGTGGATTCGGCACGGTCTACATGGCCCAGCAGACCACTCCCGTCAAACGCCTCGTCGCAATCAAACTCATCAATCCGGGCATGGACTCCCAGGAAGTTCTGGCAAGGTTCGATGCCGAACGTCAGGCACTGGCCATTCTCGATCACCCGAATATCGCGAAGGTGCTTGAAGCTGGGACGGACCAGAACGGTCGCCCGTACTTTGTTATGGAACTGGTTCGCGGAATCCCCATCACGGAGTACTGCGATGATGGACGACTCTCGACAGAAGAACGCTTGAGACTGTTCTCCGAGGTCTGTCGCGCTGTGCAACATGCTCATCAAAAAGGGATCATCCACCGTGATCTCAAACCTTCCAACGTGCTTGTCACTATGCATGACGATCAACCTGTTCCCAAAGTGATCGACTTTGGCATCGCAAAAGCTCTCAATCAGCAACTGACCGAACAAACTCTAGTGACCGGTTTTCAGCACTTCCTGGGAACCCCACTCTATATGAGTCCAGAGCAGGCGCAGATGAACGGGATCGATATCGATACTCGGTCAGACATTTATTCCCTTGGAGTTCTTCTTTACGAACTGCTGACTGGAACGACACCGTTCTCGAAAGAATCGCTGACGCAGGCCGGATTCGACGAGTTACGACGCATCATTCGAGAAGACGATCCTCCTCGCCCGAGCACGCGTCTGACTACAATCGACGCGAAACTTCTTTCGACGATCGCAGATCGCCGCCGGGTCGATCAAAGGCAGATTTGCGATCTGCTGCACGGAGAACTCGACTGGATCGTAATGAAAGCTCTCGAGAAAAACCGCAATCGTCGCTACGAGACGGTCAGCGGTTTTGTCGCAGACATCAAACGCTTTCTCAATGGCGAAGCAGTGCTGGCCTGTCCACCAACGATGCGATACTGGCTGTCCCGGTATGCACGTCGTCACAGAACACTGATAGCAACTGTCCTCCTCGTGACATGTTGTCTTATTGGGGGCTTGGTCGGCACAACCTCTTCTGCGATCAAGGCGTTCAAAGAAAGTGATCGAGCAGCAAAAGCAGAGCGTGAGGCTGATGCAGAAGCCAGAAGAGTAGCCGCAGCCGAACAGGAAGCGAGATATCAGCGTCAACAATCTGAAGCCAACCTCGAAGCAGCTCTAGTTGCCATGGAACGGCTTCTGAAGCATGTCAGCAACCCAGAACTCGCGGATATCCCTGAGCTTCAGCCGACATTTGAGAAGATCCTCGAAGATTCGCTGGCCTACTACGACCAATTTGTCGCAGTTCACGGAACCAGCCCGGCAACTCAATATCAAGCCAGCCTCGTACTCCATCAACTGGGACGTTTTGCATCCGACATGTTCCGGGCTCCCAAAGCTCACGAAGCTTATTCTCGGGCCATTGTGCTCGCAGATCAGTTGGTCGCTTCCAAACCTGATGAGCGAATCTATCGTGAACAGCAGGCACAAGCGTATCTCGTCTCCGGACGGCTTTTGGCCGACACGGTCTCTCTCCCGGATTCTGACAGCCTTGGCGGGCAACGTTTGAAGAGAGCAGGGGTGCTTTATCACGAACTTTTAGCTCTCGATCCCGAGAACGAAGACTATCAACGAGGAGAAGCTGCTGCTTTATACTCGCAAGCAAATTTGCTTCGGCGCACCGATCCAGATCATCCTGACCGCCTGATTCTGGCAGAACGTGCGTACGGCTTGACGAATCGCTCAATTCGCAGCATGCCCGCCTGCAAAATTCTGGCCGATGCTCTTGTGAAAACCGACCCCGAACGCGCTGATCGGCTTTATCGCGAAGCGTTGGAAATACGTAGATCAGAAGCAAATCCAACACGAGTGATGACGAACACACTCGCTTGGCTCTGCGATACGGTGGCTGTTCATTTTCAAGATCGGCACCCGGAAGAAGCCGAACGTCTCTGGAATGAATCGATCGACGTAAGTTGGCGGCTGTGCCGGGAGTACCCCGAAATCCATCGCAACTATGTCACTCTCGCTGACTCACTAAAACACTATTCGCAGTTTCTTATCGCAAATCAGCGTACAAGCGAAGCAGTGCAACGCTTCGACGAAATCAGCCGAGAACTGGCTTCATCGTCGCGATTTCAATCGGTAAAGGCAGAGTTGCTGACGATCCTCAAAACACCAGAGGAAGCCATCGAAGAGCTAACCGCAGCTATGCAGGAACACTCGGAGATCCTGTGGTATCCCATCCTTCGAGCGGAAATCTACCATCAAATCGGTAACTGCGAAGCTGCACTGATGGATCTAAATGGCGTTCAGCGAGTACTGACAGATGAACTCATCGAGGAGGATTCAGAACTCGCCATTCGAACCTATCGTGCGAGGTACGAGATGAACTTCGAACAGCAGAGATATCTCGATGCTATCGATGATGCGACAAACCTTCTGACAAAAGTGCCAAGCTGTTACTGGATGCACAAAAGACGCGCAGCAGCACTCTTTGAACTCGGAAAATACCAAGAGTCATTGGCTGATCTGAACCGTGGAGTTAATCTCAAGCACACAGACATCAGCAACCTTACATGGATTCCACTCGAGAAAACTCTAAAGTGTTCAGACGAGGTGTTCCGCCGAGGATTTCTACAACTTGTGACTCGGACAGTTGAACTCAACTCACATTCCAAAGATTCACTCGCAGCACAGGTCGCTATTCTTCTCGCCTTCGCAGAATCTTCCAACGACCAGCAAAACTCCACACCATAG
- a CDS encoding sodium:solute symporter family protein yields MSIAIFVVLIYLGLLLLFGWLGYSHGERSEEDYYLAGRGQGWLISAMTIMATFFSSFALLGAPGMVYREGLVFALVSLNVPIAGVAIYLLGNPIRRAGKRHGYITQADMLCDYYGDGLGLRLLVTLVGFLFAIPYVMMQLKAGGELAAVLFSGYDYAFEVGAIVLSLITALYIMIGGMRSVAWTDALQCVLLVLGMTLGGIALVVSMGGPTAFLREVNQLPTASLTVPGNTKFWQIPMLFTVCLLMPIGGIIQPAQWMRFYSARDSNTLRRSALIFTILLTGCYVFAIMPIGLGGQVMYPLEYSPDGVAPNERVGSFDQILVVMLDDLLPNLVGEVVGATLSSLVIVAIMAAAMSTADSNLHALSAMFTRDIYSRFLRPGCSEREKLWSGQALIFVATAVSLSLVLIGSRPDSSLSGLMQMIVTLALFAVSFSVQLLPMTLDVLFFQRGTRLAAITSLCCGLLVAFLFTPLFPLLFEDDSSQLLQRVNAAKALIPVHASAWGLAINAIVFVTISKIDRRRIDGRTN; encoded by the coding sequence ATGAGCATCGCAATTTTTGTCGTGTTGATTTACCTCGGTCTGTTATTGCTGTTCGGATGGCTGGGATACTCTCACGGCGAACGGAGTGAGGAAGATTACTATCTGGCGGGACGCGGTCAGGGCTGGTTGATCTCAGCGATGACGATCATGGCCACTTTCTTTAGCTCCTTCGCCCTGCTCGGTGCTCCTGGGATGGTTTATCGCGAGGGCTTGGTATTTGCGCTGGTCAGCCTGAACGTCCCCATCGCCGGAGTAGCAATTTATCTGTTGGGAAATCCGATTCGTCGCGCGGGAAAACGGCATGGCTACATCACCCAAGCCGACATGCTTTGTGATTACTACGGCGATGGACTTGGACTGCGGTTGCTTGTGACCTTGGTTGGATTCCTGTTTGCGATTCCGTACGTAATGATGCAATTGAAAGCGGGGGGCGAGCTGGCAGCCGTTCTCTTCAGCGGATACGACTACGCATTCGAAGTTGGCGCCATCGTCTTGTCGCTGATTACCGCTCTCTACATCATGATTGGTGGAATGCGTAGCGTTGCCTGGACGGATGCCCTGCAGTGTGTGCTGCTGGTGCTCGGGATGACGCTGGGAGGCATTGCTCTCGTTGTCAGCATGGGCGGTCCAACCGCATTTCTGCGCGAAGTCAATCAGCTCCCGACTGCTTCACTCACTGTGCCTGGGAATACGAAATTCTGGCAGATCCCGATGTTGTTTACGGTCTGCTTGTTGATGCCGATCGGTGGAATCATCCAGCCTGCACAATGGATGCGGTTCTATTCAGCCCGGGATTCCAACACGCTGCGCCGCAGTGCGCTAATCTTCACCATCCTGCTGACTGGATGTTATGTCTTCGCCATCATGCCCATCGGACTTGGCGGTCAGGTGATGTATCCGCTTGAGTATTCGCCGGATGGTGTGGCTCCGAATGAGCGAGTGGGAAGCTTTGACCAGATCCTGGTTGTCATGCTTGACGATCTGCTTCCCAACCTGGTTGGCGAAGTTGTTGGGGCAACACTTTCGTCTTTGGTCATCGTTGCCATTATGGCGGCTGCGATGAGTACCGCAGATAGCAATTTGCACGCGCTCAGTGCGATGTTCACGCGTGATATTTACAGTCGCTTTCTCCGCCCTGGTTGTTCGGAGCGCGAAAAGCTTTGGTCGGGTCAGGCATTAATATTTGTGGCGACCGCCGTCTCTCTCAGCCTGGTGCTGATTGGGAGCCGACCGGACAGCAGTCTGTCGGGGCTGATGCAAATGATCGTGACCCTCGCGCTCTTTGCCGTCTCGTTTAGTGTTCAACTGCTTCCGATGACATTGGATGTGCTGTTCTTTCAAAGAGGAACACGACTGGCAGCGATCACATCCCTGTGTTGTGGACTACTCGTTGCGTTTCTGTTTACTCCGTTGTTCCCATTGCTTTTTGAAGATGACTCATCGCAACTCCTCCAACGGGTGAACGCAGCGAAAGCATTGATTCCCGTGCACGCCTCGGCCTGGGGACTCGCTATTAACGCAATCGTTTTTGTGACGATTTCGAAGATCGATCGGCGCCGCATCGATGGTCGTACCAACTGA
- a CDS encoding sugar phosphate isomerase/epimerase, giving the protein MNRQARDHFSPLTSPSELQDNKFSRREFFVFTSIACLTSGFGNSKRVSAADSDVGEVGCTLGFSTYGMPEIQSERAIELLNEIGFDSVELSVREGVDADSAALSEERRREIRKRLSDSGMKLTSLMEHVAPSDEKRQQHALDRLKSAADLAHDLSPVSPPLIQTVLGGGEFLEARERLVDYLGQWNELAEKSEVVIAVKPHRGGVVSKPSEAIWLFEQLGKPKQLRMVYDFSHYAFRGMTLGKTVEESLPYVAHVAVKDAAQKDGRVSFLLPGQAGTIDFAKLIGDLHAGGYRGDINCEVSSMVSKQEGYDSLNAARVCYKNMSDAFERSGVRRPL; this is encoded by the coding sequence ATGAACCGACAAGCGAGAGACCACTTCAGTCCACTGACGAGTCCGTCCGAATTACAGGACAATAAATTTTCTCGTCGCGAATTCTTCGTCTTTACATCAATTGCGTGTTTGACCAGTGGATTCGGAAATTCAAAGCGTGTGAGTGCAGCGGATTCGGACGTTGGCGAGGTCGGGTGCACGTTGGGCTTCAGCACTTACGGCATGCCAGAGATTCAGTCCGAACGGGCTATCGAGTTACTCAACGAGATCGGATTTGACAGTGTTGAGCTATCTGTGCGAGAAGGCGTCGATGCAGATTCAGCTGCACTTTCAGAAGAACGTCGCCGGGAAATACGGAAACGGCTCAGCGACTCCGGGATGAAGTTGACCTCTCTAATGGAGCATGTTGCGCCATCGGATGAGAAGCGTCAACAACATGCTTTGGATCGATTAAAATCAGCAGCCGACTTGGCACATGACTTATCACCTGTCTCACCACCTCTGATTCAGACTGTGCTGGGCGGTGGCGAATTCCTCGAAGCGCGTGAACGATTGGTCGACTACTTAGGTCAATGGAATGAATTGGCCGAGAAGTCCGAAGTCGTCATCGCTGTCAAGCCGCATCGAGGAGGCGTCGTTTCCAAACCGTCCGAAGCAATTTGGTTATTCGAGCAACTCGGCAAGCCGAAACAGCTTCGAATGGTCTATGACTTCAGCCACTACGCGTTTCGCGGGATGACACTCGGAAAAACTGTCGAAGAGTCCCTGCCCTATGTCGCCCATGTGGCTGTCAAAGACGCTGCCCAGAAAGATGGTCGCGTCTCATTCTTGCTTCCCGGTCAAGCAGGCACGATCGACTTCGCGAAACTCATCGGGGACTTGCACGCCGGAGGCTATCGAGGTGACATCAACTGTGAAGTCAGCAGCATGGTCTCTAAACAAGAAGGCTACGACTCACTGAATGCTGCCCGCGTCTGTTACAAAAATATGTCCGATGCTTTTGAACGTTCTGGAGTCAGGAGGCCGCTTTGA
- a CDS encoding LacI family DNA-binding transcriptional regulator — protein MTTQATETVTLQQIADAAGVSVSTASRALRGHPAISEGATARVRDIAKSMNYRPLRKRKSPEPSRPNAPELFLNRLAIVTLGMDPSLVSLPAVANSISGTEEAVSASGTKLQLLNLPYLKQKTETSLQLDGVFLLGAMQGRHIADCTDPFVQKLLKIPRVWLLGRPEGCTGDSVGSGDVQLGSMAADHLADRGHRHVAFVGPKPDHLLMMRREGGFLSQAIRRGLTVDRFVESPSQGWEIPVKPPLTTDSVQTLVDQLLKSEKPITALFAASDSVAAMCYRALAVRGLQVGKDMSVISGNNDTAIIQSLYPSLTTFDIHAQELGSLAVTQLSARLSSGKERPDVEVSLEPTLVAGESVRSLL, from the coding sequence TTGACAACTCAGGCGACTGAAACCGTGACCTTGCAGCAGATTGCCGATGCGGCTGGGGTTTCTGTTAGCACTGCCAGTCGAGCCCTTCGTGGTCATCCTGCAATCAGCGAAGGAGCAACCGCCAGAGTCCGCGACATCGCAAAGTCGATGAACTATCGGCCCCTGCGAAAACGCAAATCGCCCGAACCTTCACGTCCCAATGCACCGGAGTTGTTCCTGAATCGACTGGCGATCGTGACGTTAGGCATGGACCCATCGCTGGTGTCGCTTCCCGCAGTCGCAAATTCCATCAGCGGGACAGAAGAAGCGGTCTCGGCATCAGGCACCAAATTGCAGCTTCTCAATTTGCCGTACCTCAAGCAAAAGACCGAGACTTCGCTACAACTGGACGGAGTCTTCCTGCTGGGTGCAATGCAGGGTCGACATATCGCTGATTGCACTGACCCCTTCGTTCAGAAGTTACTGAAGATCCCTCGAGTCTGGCTGTTGGGTCGACCAGAAGGCTGCACCGGCGATTCCGTCGGTTCGGGAGATGTTCAGCTCGGTTCCATGGCGGCCGACCATCTGGCGGATCGTGGACATCGGCATGTCGCGTTTGTTGGCCCGAAGCCTGACCACTTGCTGATGATGCGCCGCGAGGGCGGTTTTCTTTCACAAGCCATTCGACGCGGGCTAACAGTCGATCGCTTTGTGGAATCTCCTTCGCAAGGTTGGGAGATCCCAGTCAAACCTCCATTGACGACAGACAGCGTGCAAACCTTAGTCGACCAATTGTTGAAGTCCGAAAAGCCGATTACTGCTCTCTTCGCTGCTTCTGACAGCGTGGCGGCGATGTGCTACCGTGCACTGGCCGTGCGAGGCTTGCAAGTCGGCAAAGACATGAGCGTGATCTCTGGAAACAATGACACCGCGATCATCCAAAGCTTATATCCCAGCCTAACCACTTTCGATATTCACGCCCAAGAACTCGGCTCGTTGGCCGTCACGCAACTCAGCGCTCGCCTCTCGAGCGGAAAGGAGCGGCCCGACGTAGAAGTCAGCCTCGAACCGACGTTAGTAGCTGGCGAATCCGTAAGGAGTCTTTTGTGA
- a CDS encoding sulfatase, giving the protein MSARMNFAQRLQWPPTLAMVLSLVVTLFHQPVSAESSKEQLASSERPNILVFVSDDQSWCDAGAYGNRLIKTPNFDRIAREGVLFQHAFCSSPSCTPSRGTILTGMHHWQLEEGANLHSTLPAKFQCYPDVLEDAGYSVGFIGKGWGPGQHDVGGRPRNPAGPAFNKRRFKPDDVPAEGISNNHYAANFEDFLKQSDDKPFCCWVGTHEPHRSFEFRSGLIDGRKPEDVNVPEFLPDLTDVRIDLLDYYREIEWSDQQLGACLKILEEQGRLDNTLVLVTSDNGMPFPRSKCSLYDSGVRLPLAISWPNRIPGGRKIEDFVHFADIAPTILQAAGIDVLAEMSGKSLLPLLESDRTGQIDPGRDYAVFGRERHLNHANPGSVYAMRGLRTQQYLLIKNLFPELYPSGQPPHYTNVDRGPTKFAFLLDPDDPEVLRTQGYVLNKRPAIELYDCIDDPHQLVNLADRPEFRQVREELELQLDQELKRTGDPRALGQPVSWAEDPYYSGSGELWVDRQQEEIEKYLQDKQSD; this is encoded by the coding sequence GTGAGTGCTCGCATGAATTTCGCTCAACGACTTCAGTGGCCACCAACCCTCGCCATGGTGTTGTCCCTCGTGGTGACTTTATTCCACCAGCCGGTGTCAGCAGAGTCATCGAAAGAACAACTAGCGAGTAGCGAGAGGCCGAATATACTCGTCTTTGTTTCGGATGATCAGTCTTGGTGTGACGCTGGTGCGTATGGCAACCGACTGATCAAAACTCCAAATTTTGACCGCATCGCTCGCGAAGGTGTCTTGTTTCAACATGCATTTTGTTCGTCTCCTTCTTGCACACCATCGCGAGGAACGATCTTAACAGGGATGCACCATTGGCAGCTAGAAGAAGGAGCGAATCTCCACAGCACACTGCCAGCGAAGTTCCAATGCTATCCGGACGTACTCGAAGATGCTGGATACTCGGTCGGTTTTATCGGAAAAGGATGGGGGCCAGGCCAACACGACGTAGGTGGACGCCCGCGAAACCCTGCCGGGCCAGCATTCAACAAGCGGCGATTCAAACCGGATGATGTGCCAGCAGAGGGAATTTCGAATAATCACTATGCGGCGAATTTCGAAGACTTTTTGAAACAAAGCGACGACAAACCATTCTGCTGCTGGGTGGGGACTCATGAACCGCACCGCTCATTCGAATTTCGATCCGGTCTGATCGACGGTCGAAAACCGGAGGACGTCAACGTCCCGGAATTTCTCCCGGATCTGACTGACGTTCGCATTGACTTGCTGGATTACTATCGAGAAATCGAATGGTCGGACCAGCAGTTGGGCGCATGTTTAAAGATTCTTGAGGAGCAAGGGCGACTTGATAACACTCTCGTCCTGGTAACGTCGGACAATGGAATGCCGTTCCCACGCTCGAAGTGCAGCCTCTACGACTCGGGAGTTCGTCTGCCACTTGCGATCTCGTGGCCGAATCGAATCCCTGGTGGCCGAAAGATCGAAGACTTCGTCCATTTCGCTGATATCGCCCCGACAATTCTGCAAGCTGCTGGAATTGACGTGCTCGCCGAAATGTCCGGAAAGAGCTTGTTACCGCTGCTCGAATCGGACCGCACCGGTCAAATTGACCCCGGACGCGACTATGCTGTGTTCGGGCGTGAACGTCACTTGAATCACGCAAATCCGGGCAGCGTCTATGCGATGAGAGGACTCCGGACGCAGCAATATCTCTTAATTAAAAACTTGTTCCCAGAACTTTACCCTTCGGGACAACCTCCGCACTATACGAACGTGGATCGAGGCCCGACCAAATTCGCGTTCCTTTTAGATCCTGATGATCCGGAAGTGTTGCGTACTCAAGGTTATGTCCTCAATAAGCGGCCTGCCATCGAACTTTATGACTGCATCGACGACCCTCATCAACTTGTCAATCTCGCCGACCGCCCAGAGTTCAGACAAGTCCGCGAAGAATTGGAGTTGCAACTCGATCAGGAACTCAAGCGAACTGGAGATCCACGGGCCTTGGGGCAACCTGTGAGTTGGGCCGAAGATCCATACTACTCAGGCTCGGGTGAATTATGGGTTGACCGACAGCAGGAAGAAATCGAGAAGTACTTGCAAGACAAGCAATCAGACTAG
- a CDS encoding sulfatase has translation MMTKQTIAVLFICVCLFVRSAYSNERPDVVFIMVDDLRPMLGCYGAPHIQTPNIDRLAERSVVFDRAYCQFAKCGPSRLSLMTGLRPDSTRVYGHSKDDLNRFRNDKHEAVSIARWFKEHGYRTLSFGKIDHDGWQQADDWSEPPSPGREQEILEIVDTQNPSGPTIIADRFNCPFYQSPEVSDETLFAGRMTKQVTETIRVRDGDDPLFLAVGYRRPHLPLVAPQQYFSLYKPDRSWLAVNPQPAQNSPIVAWLNSVAYAKSAARLGFAMPKNPSRSEAMLWSGYELRSYVGVPNVGEIPESVQLQILQAYAACVSYVDAQVGKIIEALEETGRLDKSIVILCSDHGWHLGEQSAWAKMTNFEVATRVPLIVAAPGIKPGRSTMLTELVDVYPTLCELTGIPAPKHLEGESFVRELTGEGAGQSFALSQISRHGDKYMGRAIRTDRFRYVEWTETANGRVFERELYDHRTDPNETVNVASNLEYSEHVQRLHRLIVRSFGIAEGANE, from the coding sequence ATGATGACCAAGCAAACGATTGCGGTATTGTTCATATGCGTCTGTCTGTTTGTTCGATCCGCTTATTCGAATGAACGGCCTGATGTGGTCTTCATCATGGTCGATGACCTGCGGCCAATGCTTGGTTGTTATGGAGCGCCACACATCCAGACACCAAACATTGACCGGCTGGCGGAGCGAAGCGTCGTCTTTGACCGAGCTTATTGTCAGTTCGCCAAGTGCGGCCCGTCTCGACTTTCGCTGATGACCGGACTTCGTCCTGATTCAACCCGCGTTTATGGTCACAGCAAAGACGACTTGAACCGATTTCGCAATGATAAACACGAGGCTGTTTCGATTGCTCGCTGGTTTAAGGAGCATGGCTACAGGACGTTGAGTTTCGGCAAGATCGATCACGATGGTTGGCAACAAGCTGACGATTGGTCCGAACCACCTTCGCCGGGAAGAGAGCAAGAGATCCTCGAGATCGTCGACACGCAAAATCCATCCGGGCCCACAATCATTGCCGACAGATTCAATTGTCCCTTCTATCAAAGTCCTGAAGTCTCTGATGAAACACTCTTTGCCGGTCGGATGACAAAGCAAGTCACTGAGACGATCCGAGTGCGCGACGGCGACGATCCTCTCTTTCTTGCAGTGGGCTATCGAAGACCACACCTGCCATTGGTTGCGCCACAGCAATACTTCTCCCTCTACAAACCCGATCGATCCTGGCTGGCTGTGAACCCACAACCGGCGCAAAATTCACCCATCGTCGCCTGGCTGAATTCGGTGGCTTATGCCAAGTCAGCGGCACGACTCGGCTTCGCGATGCCAAAGAATCCTTCGCGATCGGAAGCGATGCTATGGAGTGGGTATGAGCTCAGAAGCTACGTGGGAGTTCCCAACGTGGGCGAGATACCGGAGTCTGTACAACTTCAGATTCTGCAAGCTTACGCAGCGTGTGTGAGCTACGTCGACGCGCAAGTCGGCAAGATCATTGAGGCTCTCGAAGAGACCGGTCGACTCGACAAGAGCATCGTCATTCTCTGTTCAGACCATGGTTGGCATCTCGGTGAACAGAGTGCCTGGGCCAAGATGACAAACTTTGAAGTCGCTACCCGCGTCCCACTAATCGTGGCTGCTCCGGGAATCAAACCGGGTCGATCAACCATGCTGACTGAGTTGGTCGACGTGTATCCAACACTCTGCGAACTCACTGGGATACCTGCTCCCAAACATTTGGAAGGGGAGAGTTTCGTTCGAGAACTTACAGGGGAGGGAGCAGGGCAGAGCTTTGCACTCAGCCAGATTTCGCGACATGGAGATAAGTACATGGGACGAGCGATTCGCACAGATCGTTTTCGCTACGTCGAATGGACGGAAACAGCAAACGGACGGGTGTTCGAGCGGGAACTCTACGATCACCGCACTGATCCCAACGAAACCGTCAACGTGGCGAGCAATCTCGAATATTCCGAACACGTGCAGAGACTGCATCGGTTAATAGTGCGTTCTTTTGGGATCGCAGAGGGAGCGAATGAATGA